ACAAAGTCATTCACATACGAAAATCAAAAATGCTTTTTTATTTTCCAGCGCTTGCAACAAATACAGTTATATATTTGCCGGTGccgttaaaataccaaaattgacgttacgcgcgatgttcatACCTTTTACGTTTTATGCATGTTTCGTGAGTAAAACTGCTCTGTAGGTGAAGAAAAAAACGtattttaataagaaaaaagaTATCAATTTGCTGGATATAAACGTCCTTGTTCATTTATCTccattaaaacaatataaaacgcATTTGTTCGAGTTGATAAGCATTTAATTCTgggttttttgttaaaaatgggTTGTCCCGGGTAACATTTGACGATGAAAACTGAAGTATAAACCTTCTTTTCGCCTTCTTTTTTTACcgattttcttaattttttttttgccgcGAACCGCCATGAAATGGCAATACTTTATGACGTATTAGAATGGCGGCTACTGACGTCATATTCTGTTTTGCCAGGCAAATCGGCAAAGTTGCATTGTGTCCTATCTCCATTTCCGAAGCTAATTCATCGAAAACAGTCCAAAAATACGGATAAATGATGCCATCAGGTGAGAAATTGATAAAGCTAGTATAATGTTGTTTTTCTGTAATTAATTAATTTCAAAAGCAAAATCGttttaacacaaaaacaaaaaaaaatgatacatttttaaatttggtgaaaaaatgtCACACGTTCATTTTTCGCAAATACGTTGCGTACAGTAGTAATTTAAGTTAACTAGGTTTCGTTTTGCACTTGATTGTCGACAGTGGCATTCTAATatagaaatgttatttttctgGTCTTTCCAAAATATCTATATTGATCTCCATAGCATTCGTACTTtccgaaaaaaatatatttgaaaaatggTGAAAAAGATGTCACACGCATTACATTTATAACGGCGGCAACCTGACGTCGTTTCGAATTgtgaaaacaacaaaatacacGGCTCCATGAAAACACATTGAACAAGCGCACAACTTAGTCGATTTTCGGTGCATgcatttttaaactaaaaatatatagagagagaCTTTTTAAGCTACGGTTTGATTTATCTATATGTTACTGATTTTTCCGATCCTTTTTGTTATTCCGTGATATTAATAAGTGTTGCCCTCGACGCAGAACAGATTGCATGTTTTATATTGCCCGCAAATTTTAACTTGGGtgcaaaactttcaattttttttaaaacaagtaaaacGTGGGCGCGTAATAGTTTGAGCATTTCTTTTATGCGTTTCTATCTTTTAGCAATAAAGAGGCTTCTTTTAACACGCGTTCCATTTTTCAAAACTCAATCATAATTTTTTGGTAATGATTTTAATTTGCAGTTAACAAAAGCACGTCTGCTTTGAGATTTGAAATGTGGAAGGAGAAAAAGGCACAGAAAAACAGAGAAAGGTGTAAACAAAAATACGAAATGAAGAAAAACGACAGAATCAAtgcattaaaacaaaaatgtcacaGTTGTGGTTATTCCGAAACTTCCGCAGCcaagagaaaaagaaaagaaaggaaGATAAAAGCTGATAAAAGACTTTATGAAACTGGACGGAAAAGAAAATATAGGAAAACTCAAAATAAAGATTCCGCTATTCACACAATAAATGACATTAAAAACACGTTTTCGAATAAGATGGAGAAAAGCAGGGCCGTAAAGGCAATGAAGAGAGCACTCCCTACAACACCGAAGAAAAGAGTAGCAGTAATGGCCACGTATTTAGACAATAAACAATCCCCAACTGTTCAATCGCTtgaaaaattaaagtttgttgTGACACCAGAAGAAAAAACAGACATTCAACTTGGGAATGCTGTTCTAAATGATCTCAAAGAGATAGTCGACCAGGCCAAATTGTCAAGATCTGATTCGGCAAGAACTGCCTTAAGTGTAATCGTAGCAAGCACAAGTGGTAAAAACATAACTAAAGAACGAAAGAAAACTTTGCTTTCAAGAAAGTTGGGACTACCCCTGAAACGGATATCGAAAGGAAAAAGAGTACGCACCCAAATATTTAGTTCTGAAAAGTCATGTTGGACATATATTGAGAGAAAAACGAGGAAAGATGCTATTACTGACGATGTAAAGAAAATCGCGTACAATTTTTGGACAGATCCTAATACGTCCCGTCCGTCTGGAAACAAAAATGACACGAAGCGTATCCGTATTGGCCccaaacaatttttaaaacatccTATTTATATACTTGATAAATCTCAAACTGAAGTGTTCAATGACTTTTGTATAAATAATCCAAACATAAAAATGAACCAAAGAACATTTGAGAGATTAAAGCCGTATTTTGTTCGGTCAGCAAGACCAAAAGATCGTGTTACCTGCTGTTGTCGCTATCACATAGAAGCCAGATCTTTGTTTTCAAAAACAATGgattttcgaaaaaaatacacgATTCCGAACATTTCAGATTTCGAGAAAAACGTATACCCTATTTATGAACACCTGACTGATATCGCCGTTGCTACTCTATGTGATAAGGATCAGGTTAATAATTCTTACTCGAAGTCATGTTTAGATCGTGAATGTAGTAAATGTGGACTTTCGTTATTAAAATTTACGGACGAAGAGTTGAATGTTTCGGATGATGCTCCCAATGTATCTTGGGAACGGTACGATTATATCACTGTGAATTCAAAGAAAAAACTTACTCTTGTCAGAAAATGCACTAAACCGGGtgaaatgtttaattattttagacaacttttagaaaaatttgCAGGACATCAGTTCCGTGCACAGTGGCAAAATGCACAACTTAAATGTTTGAAAGAAAACTTATTACCAAATCACTGTATAATAATAATTCATGACTATTCCGAAAACTACGGTTGCAAAGAAAAGTTTGAACTTCAACAAACTTATTTTCAGCGCACCGAGGTATCTATTCATGTGTCCGTAATTTATCGACATGCAATTTTGGAGGTAGACGGAGTAGAAAGTTTGCCGGATATTCCATTTATTATTACTGagcatttttttgtaataagcCCGGATGAGAAACATGACCAATTTTTTACCCAAAAAGTTCAAACCCTTGTCAAGGAGTATTTAGATTTGATTCAATATGATGTAAAAGTTATTCATGAGTTTACTGACGGTTGTCCGGTTCAGTATAAGTCACGAAATTGTTTTGGAATGTTAACCGACATTTGTTCCAAACACGAATATGAACTTTTTATTAGAAATTATTTCGAAACTTCGCACGCAAAGGGACCTCAGGACGCAGCCGGTGGCTTTTTAAAGAATCAAGTAGACATGGCTGTTTTTCGCGGGAAGGAAATAATACAATCTGCGgacgatttttttaaatattgcgaGAAACATTTGAAGGACACTAAGTCATTGTATTGTAAGCGCCGAATATTTAGATATGTCCAGAGCATAGATCGTGACACAATATCTTTTAAACCCGTTCCTGGTATTAAAAGTCTTCATCAAGTTTTTTCCTCTTTCAACGATGCTAATTTGACAGTTAGGTACCTGTCATGTTATTCTTGTGAAAACTGTTTGGTTGGTACTTACAAAGACTGCACGAATAATTCCATTGGGAGCAAGGCGACCATACCGATAGTTGTCGATAACAACCGAACCCGTCATTCGGGTCCTGAAGAATCCACGGAAAATTACGAAATGGAAGACCTGATTACACTTGGAACAATACTGGCAGTATACACTGATGAAGCAGATTCAAATTATTATCTTTTTAAAGCAGATGCTTGCCCCGAAACTCTTAAAAAGGACACCACTGATGATTGGGGCATAACTTACGTAAAGGGATCCAAAGTTGTTCGTGGTTTATACTTTGACCAAACCAAAAAACTGTTGTCGTATAAACTATTGGATAAGAAACATTCCATCATTTCCATTGCATCTGTTATTTACATTTCACCAACTCTTCAATGTTCGACGCGTGGAACTGTTACTCTTCCGGAAACTACACATCTTGACATTTTATCAGTATTGGATGAAATGGAAGGAGCACAATaaagttattatttaaaaaacttcTTTCTTCTATAGTTATATCCCCTAACAAAAATAGTGTCGGGCTATACAGGAACCACCATGTCATTCTGTCTGAAAATTTTTCTTGTTGGTGGTTATCCTTGTAAATTACTTTTGGATTTCAATGAAACTTTACATTAGTGTAGTATACTGTGTGTATAGGATGTGcatgaaaaataataatgtaGTCTGACAAATTTTTCTTGAGATAATCCTAATAATTTAAGGGGAGAAGGACCACAGCGCTCGTTTTATCTGTATTTAGAACTacattaaaatgaattattttaaaagagGTCAAATTTTTTGCTAAAAGTGACGATATTCATTGTATTGGGAATACATATCATTATAATAGAATTGTTATAAACGTTACTTATTCTAGAAGTATTTTTGTAGCGTCTGAACCATAAAAAACGTCCGATTTTAGCGATAACGTCTGTTACGCTTATAGgcacgaacatcgcgcgtaacgtcatTTTAATCAGAGCCACCAAATTAGCCACTGCATGCCTATTTTTGAAGTCATATCTAAAATTGTAATAACAAATGTCTTTAATATCTATGATATATGtaagaattttattatttttcatcgtTTGTGGCAGACATATAGTAAGTCCATAtaaagcaggggcggatccaactATTTTCAAAAGGACCAGAACCAACACCAGCGGATAAAAACGGGGGAGGGTTTCAacaatatgtccccattcaaatggaGTAATCTTCCAACCCAGACCTacactggatccgccactgcatcgAAATGAAGCGAAATGAAATAACAGTTAATTCTCATGACATcctaaaacgtatatccaaattataaaaaagccagtctaaaataaacaatatgcaAGACATGGGGAATACGTATATCATCGTTTTGTGTATATTTCAGTCTAGACGACATCTAATTAACTAACTAGTTGACCACCGAAGACTGCCGACGGTCATATAAACTCAAATCTAAATATATAGATAGCGAACTCgagcaattggatttttctaggttaCTATGTTTAAATTCAAATTAGAAGCAAGGCAAGATCTtgtctaaaataataaaaagaaaatatataatccTATAGTAAAAAAACCCCTGTGTTAACCAAAGATCACTATAAAATTTCACCCTTTATAGTGGGGGGCTAGGCGTATATGGGTTTAATCTCTAAAGGTTCTATAAATCATTGAAAGGGAGTCGGGGTTCAATGAAATTTGGAAATTCGTTTAAACTGATGCTGTTGATAAGTAAGAAACAGTATCGTTAAAAGTGCGTGAAATCATTTTTGTTTCGTAATTTGTTAAATTTCTAGTTAATCAATAACTCAGAAAAGATGcaaattgtattttattaaaaaaaatactttgtgtACACCGGCGTTTTGTGAATTTTCGCAGATGGAGAACAAAAATCTAACCGTATAAAATAGCAAAACACAGTAATTGAAGATTCGTTCTTCGAAATCtaaagtaatatttataaatgGTTCTAAAGTGGCAGACAAGTGTTATATATCCTTTTCCTGTTCATAGAACAGACAAAGCAAAGTTCGATCTGCTTATATGAAACAGTATATTTTCAAAGTTGATAAATAACGCCGCGTTGAGATAAAGAAGATATAGATTTTAGTCATGCAGTAAATCAGTCGTGCAATAACAATAAAGACAGACCTGCTGATTTCGAGGctgatttatgtatttattttgtcCTTACGGTGGATGTTTAGAATAGTTTTCTTATACGTATGCATTTAATTGTCTGTACATAACATTGTGTTGCCACAAATGGAGAATGATGGATTGTTACAATGAACTCAATATTATGTTTGGATTTAAATGACAATACAATTTAACTGTTTATTTAGCTGCAGTCCAAATATTAACCCACTAGCTCCCCTTCATAACTGAGGCA
This sequence is a window from Mytilus edulis chromosome 1, xbMytEdul2.2, whole genome shotgun sequence. Protein-coding genes within it:
- the LOC139484808 gene encoding uncharacterized protein, which translates into the protein MMPSVNKSTSALRFEMWKEKKAQKNRERCKQKYEMKKNDRINALKQKCHSCGYSETSAAKRKRKERKIKADKRLYETGRKRKYRKTQNKDSAIHTINDIKNTFSNKMEKSRAVKAMKRALPTTPKKRVAVMATYLDNKQSPTVQSLEKLKFVVTPEEKTDIQLGNAVLNDLKEIVDQAKLSRSDSARTALSVIVASTSGKNITKERKKTLLSRKLGLPLKRISKGKRVRTQIFSSEKSCWTYIERKTRKDAITDDVKKIAYNFWTDPNTSRPSGNKNDTKRIRIGPKQFLKHPIYILDKSQTEVFNDFCINNPNIKMNQRTFERLKPYFVRSARPKDRVTCCCRYHIEARSLFSKTMDFRKKYTIPNISDFEKNVYPIYEHLTDIAVATLCDKDQVNNSYSKSCLDRECSKCGLSLLKFTDEELNVSDDAPNVSWERYDYITVNSKKKLTLVRKCTKPGEMFNYFRQLLEKFAGHQFRAQWQNAQLKCLKENLLPNHCIIIIHDYSENYGCKEKFELQQTYFQRTEVSIHVSVIYRHAILEVDGVESLPDIPFIITEHFFVISPDEKHDQFFTQKVQTLVKEYLDLIQYDVKVIHEFTDGCPVQYKSRNCFGMLTDICSKHEYELFIRNYFETSHAKGPQDAAGGFLKNQVDMAVFRGKEIIQSADDFFKYCEKHLKDTKSLYCKRRIFRYVQSIDRDTISFKPVPGIKSLHQVFSSFNDANLTVRYLSCYSCENCLVGTYKDCTNNSIGSKATIPIVVDNNRTRHSGPEESTENYEMEDLITLGTILAVYTDEADSNYYLFKADACPETLKKDTTDDWGITYVKGSKVVRGLYFDQTKKLLSYKLLDKKHSIISIASVIYISPTLQCSTRGTVTLPETTHLDILSVLDEMEGAQ